The Lutibacter sp. Hel_I_33_5 genome has a window encoding:
- a CDS encoding urocanate hydratase encodes MTFKEQIQEGIPTVLPAIKKYDLEINHAPKRKDILTSEEKKLALKNALRYFDKEHHQVLLSEFTEELEKYGRIYMYRFRPDYKMFARDISEYPGKSEQAKSIMLMIQNNLDYAVAQHPHELITYGGNGAVFSNWAQYLLTMKYLSEMTDKQTLTMYSGHPMGLFPSNKNAPRVVVTNGMMIPNYSKPDDWEKFNALGVTQYGQMTAGSYMYIGPQGIVHGTTITVLNGFRKIKKEPKGNLFVTSGLGGMSGAQPKAGNIAGCITVCAEVNPKITQVRLDQGWIDEKITDLDELVARVKKAKSIKERVSIAYLGNIVDVWEKFDVENIHIDLGSDQTSLHNPWAGGYYPADISFEAANEMMANQPELFKEKVQETLRRHAKAINKHTEKGTYFFDYGNAFLLEASRAGADVMNPNPTIGREFKYPSYVQDIMGPMCFDYGFGPFRWVCTSGKPEDLAITDAIACNVLEKIKENSPIEIQQQMADNIKWIQGAQENKLVVGSQARILYADAEGRMKIAKAFNKAIKKGEIGAVVLGRDHHDVSGTDSPYRETSNIYDGSRFTADMAIQNVIGDSFRGATWVSIHNGGGVGWGEVINGGFGMLLDGSKQASKRLKSMLFWDVNNGIARRSWARNNEAVFAIKRAMETEKKLKVTLPNIVDDALFNNN; translated from the coding sequence ATGACATTTAAAGAACAAATACAAGAAGGAATTCCAACAGTTTTACCCGCTATAAAAAAGTATGATTTAGAAATTAATCATGCGCCGAAAAGAAAAGATATTTTAACTTCTGAAGAGAAGAAATTAGCATTAAAAAACGCGTTGCGTTATTTTGATAAAGAACATCATCAAGTGTTATTATCAGAATTTACTGAAGAATTAGAAAAATATGGTCGAATCTATATGTACAGATTTAGACCAGATTATAAAATGTTTGCAAGAGATATTTCTGAATACCCAGGTAAGTCTGAGCAAGCAAAGTCTATCATGCTCATGATTCAGAATAATTTGGATTATGCTGTGGCACAACATCCTCATGAATTAATTACTTATGGTGGAAATGGTGCTGTTTTTTCTAATTGGGCACAATATTTATTGACTATGAAATATTTATCAGAAATGACTGATAAACAAACATTAACAATGTATTCTGGTCATCCAATGGGGTTATTCCCTTCTAATAAAAATGCGCCAAGAGTTGTGGTTACTAATGGAATGATGATTCCTAATTATTCCAAACCAGATGATTGGGAGAAATTTAATGCATTAGGGGTTACCCAATATGGACAAATGACGGCAGGAAGTTACATGTATATTGGTCCTCAGGGAATTGTGCATGGAACAACAATTACTGTGTTAAATGGATTTAGAAAAATAAAAAAAGAACCTAAAGGAAATCTTTTTGTTACTTCTGGTTTAGGCGGAATGTCTGGTGCACAACCCAAAGCTGGTAATATTGCTGGTTGTATTACTGTTTGTGCAGAGGTAAACCCAAAAATTACTCAAGTTCGTTTAGACCAAGGTTGGATTGATGAAAAAATCACTGATTTAGACGAATTAGTTGCTCGCGTAAAAAAAGCAAAGTCAATTAAAGAAAGAGTTTCAATCGCTTATTTAGGTAATATTGTTGATGTCTGGGAAAAGTTTGATGTAGAAAATATTCATATCGATTTAGGATCAGACCAAACTTCTTTGCACAATCCTTGGGCAGGAGGTTATTATCCTGCTGATATTTCTTTTGAAGCTGCCAACGAAATGATGGCGAATCAACCAGAACTTTTTAAAGAAAAAGTACAAGAAACGTTAAGAAGACATGCGAAAGCAATAAATAAACATACAGAAAAAGGGACTTACTTTTTCGATTATGGAAATGCTTTTTTATTAGAAGCAAGTAGGGCAGGAGCAGATGTTATGAATCCGAATCCTACAATTGGAAGAGAATTTAAATATCCTAGTTATGTTCAGGATATTATGGGACCTATGTGTTTCGATTATGGTTTTGGACCTTTTAGATGGGTTTGCACTTCTGGAAAACCAGAAGATTTAGCAATAACTGATGCGATTGCTTGTAACGTGTTAGAAAAGATAAAAGAAAATTCACCGATTGAAATTCAGCAACAAATGGCTGATAATATCAAATGGATACAAGGTGCACAAGAGAATAAATTAGTAGTTGGATCACAAGCACGTATTTTATATGCTGATGCTGAAGGACGAATGAAAATTGCAAAAGCGTTTAATAAAGCGATTAAAAAAGGTGAGATTGGTGCTGTTGTGTTAGGAAGAGATCATCATGATGTTTCTGGTACAGATTCACCATATAGAGAAACATCAAATATCTATGATGGTTCTAGGTTTACAGCTGATATGGCGATCCAAAATGTGATTGGTGATAGTTTTAGAGGAGCTACTTGGGTTTCTATTCATAATGGAGGTGGAGTAGGCTGGGGAGAAGTGATAAATGGTGGTTTTGGCATGCTTCTTGATGGTTCTAAGCAGGCATCAAAGCGATTAAAATCAATGCTTTTCTGGGATGTTAATAACGGAATAGCAAGGCGTAGTTGGGCAAGAAATAATGAAGCTGTTTTTGCAATTAAACGCGCAATGGAAACAGAGAAAAAATTAAAGGTTACGCTACCTAATATTGTGGATGATGCATTGTTTAACAATAATTAA
- a CDS encoding DUF4136 domain-containing protein — MKRKHLLFLPILSLLVASCSTVKVATDYDTKADFTKHKTFAFYKKGIDKAKISDLDKRRVMRAVESELIAKGLQKSENPDILVNIFTKSRDRVNVRQNNFGYGFGWGWNPWMWNGMNNNVNVSQYTEGTLFIDLIDKEKKQLVWQGIGTGALLMRSAEKKEIRIKQFVGEIMKKYPPEKHKD, encoded by the coding sequence ATGAAACGTAAACATTTACTTTTTTTACCCATACTAAGTTTGTTGGTAGCTTCTTGTAGTACTGTAAAAGTTGCTACAGATTATGATACCAAAGCAGATTTTACAAAACATAAAACATTCGCTTTTTATAAAAAAGGCATTGATAAAGCAAAAATTTCTGATTTAGATAAACGTAGAGTAATGCGTGCAGTTGAATCGGAATTAATTGCAAAAGGATTGCAAAAATCTGAAAATCCAGATATTTTGGTAAATATTTTTACAAAATCGAGAGATAGAGTAAATGTCAGGCAAAATAATTTTGGATATGGTTTTGGCTGGGGATGGAATCCATGGATGTGGAACGGAATGAATAATAATGTTAATGTTTCTCAATACACAGAAGGAACTTTATTTATCGATTTAATTGATAAAGAAAAGAAACAACTTGTATGGCAAGGTATTGGTACCGGTGCTTTATTAATGAGAAGCGCAGAGAAAAAAGAAATAAGAATAAAACAATTTGTTGGTGAGATTATGAAGAAATATCCACCAGAAAAACATAAAGATTAA
- a CDS encoding DUF5522 domain-containing protein — protein MFKPRIELEDGDYYLNDDGYKVFTEKYHLKRGHCCKSGCKHCPYGYDKKTDSFNN, from the coding sequence ATGTTTAAACCGCGGATTGAATTAGAGGATGGTGATTATTATCTTAATGATGATGGTTACAAGGTCTTTACAGAAAAATACCACCTAAAAAGAGGGCATTGCTGTAAAAGTGGATGTAAGCATTGTCCGTATGGATACGATAAAAAAACAGATAGTTTTAATAATTAA
- a CDS encoding DUF4197 domain-containing protein yields the protein MIKRILVLAVAITFSGCAELQKVVNTVSQSGVLSQAQIGNGLRQALDNGIKNQVSKLTAADGFYKNELVKILLPKELQAVNDGLRKIGLGSVANEGIKALNRAAEDAVKTATPIFVNAVKDITFADAKNILLGEQNAATSYLLSKTNSALYNKFNPVIKNSFGKVGADKIWSDLINKYNRIPFVNKVNPDLTDYVTTQALKGVFTMIEVEEKGIRQKVGLRNTALLKQVFALQDNR from the coding sequence ATGATAAAAAGAATTTTAGTTTTAGCAGTGGCAATTACATTTTCTGGATGTGCTGAATTACAAAAAGTGGTAAATACAGTATCACAAAGTGGTGTATTAAGTCAGGCACAAATTGGTAATGGATTGCGTCAAGCATTAGATAATGGAATTAAAAATCAGGTTTCTAAATTAACCGCAGCGGATGGTTTTTACAAAAATGAATTAGTAAAAATCTTATTGCCTAAAGAATTACAAGCTGTAAACGATGGTTTACGTAAAATTGGATTGGGTTCTGTTGCTAATGAAGGTATTAAAGCATTGAACAGAGCAGCAGAAGATGCGGTAAAAACGGCGACACCAATTTTTGTAAATGCGGTAAAAGATATTACGTTTGCTGATGCTAAAAATATATTATTAGGAGAACAAAATGCTGCTACTTCTTATTTATTGTCAAAAACTAATTCAGCTTTATACAATAAGTTTAATCCAGTAATTAAGAATTCTTTTGGTAAAGTAGGAGCAGATAAAATTTGGTCTGATTTAATTAATAAATATAATCGCATACCTTTTGTAAATAAAGTAAATCCAGACTTAACTGATTATGTAACTACCCAAGCATTAAAAGGTGTTTTTACTATGATAGAAGTAGAAGAAAAAGGGATTAGACAGAAAGTAGGTTTACGTAACACTGCATTGTTAAAACAAGTTTTTGCACTTCAAGATAATCGTTAA
- a CDS encoding AraC family transcriptional regulator — MKSIKVSLLFLLICCFFNSKNFYAFNFEERNPIATDSLFIDNPNLKKAASIIKWQKENSSKNYTENELKNISISYALLNNKTESLFYLEKYIKQYYDVSILEESNLKNIKSSEGYINLEKKYKPGINGWILFFFSTGLIGLFLSVLINLRKKGDVIGNLLISVFVLFHSIFIIHLCLFLSNYSFNFPHTLYISTSFSFLYGPLLYFYFIRISRKHKFRLIDGLHLIPSLLLFLYFLPIYLLPGSEKLHLLYNRDEVLHTTLISVVILKCISLIGYAFLIFKVYRKVKSKEQKPHQNILNWQRNMMSLNFLYVLFYIIYGAALMKIVTSNTLIYPQIFAMSFIILYVGYTAYVQPKVFSKKYLFNNFTITKYKKSGLTTTFSNELKEELIRLLEEEKVFRQSNLNLELLAEKLGTTRHNISQVINEHFHVNYFNLINKYRVNEAIEILKNDYNNNLNIIDVAYDVGFNNKVTFNKAFKAEKNTTPSNYLKNLDNLRLSRA; from the coding sequence ATGAAGTCAATTAAAGTTTCCTTACTATTTTTATTAATATGCTGTTTTTTTAACAGTAAGAATTTTTATGCCTTCAATTTTGAAGAACGTAATCCAATAGCTACAGATAGTTTATTTATTGATAATCCTAATTTAAAAAAAGCAGCTTCCATTATAAAATGGCAAAAAGAGAATAGTTCTAAAAACTATACCGAAAACGAATTAAAAAACATTTCAATCTCTTATGCGCTTTTAAATAATAAAACTGAATCATTATTTTATTTAGAAAAATATATAAAGCAATATTATGATGTTTCAATCTTAGAAGAAAGTAATTTAAAAAATATAAAATCTTCAGAAGGGTATATCAACTTAGAAAAAAAATATAAGCCAGGAATTAATGGTTGGATTTTGTTTTTCTTCTCAACAGGTTTAATAGGATTGTTTTTGTCAGTGCTCATAAATCTTAGAAAGAAAGGAGATGTAATTGGAAACCTATTAATTAGTGTTTTTGTATTATTTCACTCTATTTTTATTATTCATCTATGTTTGTTCTTATCAAATTATAGTTTTAATTTCCCCCACACACTATATATATCTACTTCTTTTTCTTTTTTATATGGGCCACTATTATATTTTTACTTTATAAGAATATCTAGAAAGCACAAATTTAGACTGATAGATGGTTTGCATTTAATACCTTCTTTGCTATTGTTTTTATATTTCTTACCAATCTACTTATTGCCAGGTAGCGAAAAATTACACTTACTTTATAATAGAGATGAAGTGTTACATACTACTTTAATTTCTGTAGTTATTTTAAAATGTATTTCATTAATTGGTTATGCTTTTTTAATATTTAAAGTATATAGAAAAGTAAAAAGTAAAGAACAAAAACCTCATCAGAATATATTGAACTGGCAAAGAAATATGATGAGTCTTAACTTCTTATATGTGCTATTTTACATTATTTATGGTGCTGCTTTAATGAAGATTGTTACCTCTAATACGTTAATTTATCCTCAGATTTTTGCCATGTCTTTCATTATTTTATATGTTGGGTATACCGCGTATGTTCAGCCAAAAGTATTTAGCAAAAAATATCTTTTTAATAATTTTACGATTACTAAGTATAAAAAATCAGGATTAACAACAACTTTTTCTAATGAATTAAAAGAAGAATTAATAAGATTGTTGGAAGAAGAAAAGGTTTTTAGGCAAAGTAATTTAAACTTAGAATTATTAGCAGAGAAATTGGGAACTACAAGACATAATATCTCGCAAGTTATTAATGAGCATTTTCATGTTAATTATTTTAATTTAATTAATAAGTATAGAGTTAATGAAGCCATTGAAATATTAAAAAATGATTATAATAATAATCTAAATATTATTGATGTTGCCTACGATGTAGGATTTAATAACAAAGTAACTTTTAATAAAGCTTTTAAAGCTGAGAAAAACACGACTCCAAGTAACTACTTAAAAAACCTTGACAATCTAAGGCTTTCTAGAGCGTAA
- a CDS encoding TonB-dependent receptor: MKVKFFLLLMILFINASVLAQEKTISGTVTDKSEPLPGVSVLIKGTNQGTETDFDGKYQINAKNGDILVFRYLSFNTVERTVGLSSSINVSMTENNTVLDEIVVVGYGTQSKRKLTDNVVKLSSKDIDGIPTPNVFNTISGKAAGVQVNQTNGKVEGGLNFRIRGQSSISAGTNPLFVLDGIPLISDDESNNGAPTNPLLTLSPNEIESIDILKDASSAAIYGARGANGVVIITTKQGKSGKAKLNVNLSNGFSSPAGSRDWLNADQYIELFTEAAANGLAFGGWPGPGFVEGRFDRYSNGTWKERTYDTDWESLALVKGHTRDYDFSLSGGNAKTTYFFSGAYNDTKGIVRGNELNRVNARLNIKHQLSKRLSTGMNMSFSITNIDRIANDNAFVTPLQAIAQSPISPAFVDGEPFAGTVYANFLLQDKHSFFNTKIRRVTGKVFGKLEILPELSFNSDLAYDLYDQTENSFTGRLAPFQSTNGQAFASDVLTENFIYSNYFTFNKEFGVDNDLSVVGGMELTKSRRRFSSVTGTQFPTDDFQTINSAAEITVGQGSLTAYSFVGYFLRATFSLKDRYFLKASIRRDGSSRFGKDSRFGTFPAVSAGWIVSNEDFLANNDIVSFLKLRASWGRVGNAEIGNFPSRGLFQGVSYNQKPGLAPTQPSNKELSWESSEQTDVALEFGFLDGRISGEVAYYEKNTDDLLLNVPLPGSSGVPDVLGLPGGINKNIGEITNKGLEFTLQTKNIQTENFSWSTNLNLGQNNNKIKSLPNKNDIIAGQNILREGEVINAFYLIEYAGVDSTNGDALYYKNTDTNGVLDKSTTNDPNLASRIVTGNPFPTLVGGLTNTLTYKKFDLNFTLQGEWGASIYNGAGRFQSTSASWFDNQTVDQLNRWQKPGDITDVPQARLGYTNGAGHSTRFLQESDFIRLRNVTLGYNIPKSLTQKSGIQNIRLYLSGFNLLTITDYDGYDPETRSDAGGVGQIFYSAPAAKTYSVGVNITF, translated from the coding sequence ATGAAAGTAAAATTTTTTCTATTACTGATGATTTTGTTTATAAATGCATCAGTATTAGCGCAAGAAAAGACTATATCTGGAACCGTAACAGATAAGTCAGAACCTTTACCTGGTGTTAGTGTACTAATTAAAGGTACTAATCAAGGAACAGAAACAGATTTTGATGGAAAATATCAGATCAACGCAAAAAATGGCGATATCCTTGTTTTTAGATATCTAAGTTTTAATACCGTAGAAAGAACTGTAGGGTTATCAAGTAGTATTAATGTTTCAATGACTGAAAATAATACAGTTCTAGACGAAATTGTTGTTGTAGGATATGGTACACAAAGCAAAAGAAAATTAACCGATAATGTAGTTAAATTAAGTTCTAAAGATATTGATGGCATTCCTACACCCAATGTTTTTAACACAATTTCTGGTAAAGCTGCAGGTGTACAAGTGAATCAAACTAATGGTAAAGTAGAAGGAGGGCTTAATTTTAGAATTAGAGGTCAATCAAGTATTTCTGCAGGTACAAATCCTTTATTTGTGCTAGATGGTATTCCTTTAATTAGTGACGATGAATCTAATAATGGTGCACCAACAAATCCATTATTAACTTTAAGTCCAAATGAAATTGAATCTATAGATATTTTAAAAGATGCATCATCTGCAGCAATTTATGGAGCAAGAGGTGCAAATGGTGTTGTAATAATTACAACTAAACAGGGTAAATCTGGAAAAGCAAAACTTAATGTTAATTTATCTAATGGTTTTAGTTCTCCAGCAGGTAGTAGAGATTGGTTAAATGCAGATCAATATATAGAATTGTTTACAGAAGCAGCTGCAAATGGCTTGGCTTTTGGTGGTTGGCCTGGACCAGGTTTTGTTGAAGGCAGGTTTGATAGGTATTCTAATGGAACATGGAAAGAAAGAACCTACGACACAGATTGGGAAAGTCTAGCGTTGGTTAAAGGACATACTAGAGACTATGATTTTTCATTATCTGGAGGTAATGCAAAAACTACTTATTTTTTCTCTGGAGCATACAATGATACTAAAGGTATAGTAAGAGGTAATGAATTAAATAGAGTAAATGCTCGTTTAAACATTAAACATCAACTTTCTAAAAGGTTATCTACAGGAATGAATATGTCATTCTCAATAACAAATATTGATAGAATTGCTAATGATAATGCATTTGTTACACCATTACAAGCAATTGCACAATCGCCAATATCTCCGGCATTTGTAGATGGAGAGCCATTTGCAGGAACTGTGTATGCAAATTTCCTATTACAAGATAAACACTCATTTTTTAATACAAAAATTAGAAGAGTGACAGGTAAAGTATTTGGAAAACTAGAAATTCTACCAGAATTATCTTTTAATTCTGATTTAGCATATGATTTATATGATCAAACTGAAAATAGTTTTACTGGTAGATTAGCACCATTCCAATCAACAAATGGACAAGCTTTTGCTTCTGATGTTTTAACAGAGAACTTTATCTATAGTAACTATTTTACTTTTAATAAAGAATTTGGTGTTGATAATGATTTAAGTGTTGTAGGAGGAATGGAATTAACAAAAAGTAGAAGGCGTTTTAGTAGTGTTACTGGAACTCAATTCCCAACAGATGATTTTCAAACAATTAATAGTGCGGCAGAAATTACTGTAGGTCAAGGTAGTTTAACAGCCTATTCTTTTGTTGGATATTTCTTAAGAGCAACTTTTTCGTTAAAAGATCGATATTTCTTAAAAGCAAGTATAAGAAGAGATGGTTCTTCTAGGTTTGGTAAGGATAGTAGATTTGGAACTTTCCCCGCGGTTTCTGCTGGTTGGATTGTTTCTAATGAAGATTTTTTAGCTAATAATGATATTGTGTCATTTTTAAAATTAAGAGCAAGTTGGGGTAGAGTTGGAAATGCAGAAATTGGAAACTTTCCATCAAGAGGACTTTTTCAAGGAGTATCATATAATCAAAAGCCAGGTTTAGCGCCAACACAACCTTCTAATAAAGAATTAAGTTGGGAGTCTTCAGAACAAACTGATGTTGCATTAGAGTTTGGTTTTTTAGATGGAAGAATATCTGGGGAAGTTGCATATTATGAAAAAAATACAGATGATTTATTACTAAATGTGCCATTACCAGGAAGTTCTGGTGTACCAGATGTTTTGGGATTGCCAGGAGGAATAAATAAAAATATTGGAGAAATAACAAACAAAGGTTTAGAATTTACCTTACAGACTAAGAATATTCAAACAGAAAATTTTAGTTGGTCAACTAATTTAAATTTAGGACAGAATAATAATAAAATAAAATCTCTACCTAATAAAAATGACATTATAGCAGGGCAAAATATTTTAAGAGAAGGAGAAGTAATTAATGCATTTTATTTAATAGAATATGCAGGAGTTGATTCTACTAATGGAGATGCTTTGTATTATAAAAATACAGATACTAATGGTGTGTTAGATAAATCTACCACAAATGACCCGAATTTGGCAAGTAGAATTGTTACAGGTAACCCTTTCCCTACATTAGTAGGAGGGTTAACTAATACATTAACGTATAAGAAATTTGATTTAAATTTCACTTTACAAGGAGAATGGGGTGCAAGTATTTATAATGGAGCAGGTCGTTTTCAATCTACAAGTGCTTCTTGGTTTGATAATCAGACAGTAGATCAATTAAATAGATGGCAAAAACCTGGAGATATCACAGATGTGCCTCAAGCTAGATTAGGATATACAAATGGTGCAGGTCATTCAACAAGATTTTTGCAAGAGTCCGATTTTATTAGGCTTAGAAATGTCACTTTAGGATATAATATTCCTAAAAGTTTAACACAGAAATCAGGTATACAAAACATCAGATTATATTTAAGTGGATTTAATTTATTGACAATTACAGATTATGATGGTTATGATCCAGAAACAAGAAGTGATGCAGGTGGAGTTGGACAGATATTTTATTCTGCACCAGCCGCAAAGACTTATTCTGTAGGTGTAAATATCACATTTTAA
- a CDS encoding RagB/SusD family nutrient uptake outer membrane protein, with amino-acid sequence MKTLKYILLIVLTAIGISCENDLNIEPAQSISTETALSSEDNIINILIGAYDEAGQGPTFGGQTQIIADLLGNSGQVGWGGSFIDPRQLNNKSILTNNVFVRDLWYNSYEIINQSNLVIDNISLVTSGKANQVEGEAKFLRALSYFDLVRLFGKQYTAGGANSQLGVPLQLKGIIEYAEDLSIARNTVEEVYTQIINDLNEAYNKLPASNSYFVDKYAAKALLSRVYLQQGAYANARDAAHDVLQSSGHSLTPTFAGAFNNNVDSSEDIFAFQVTSQTGAQQLINFYASQANGGRQGDITIQPGYLALFDDVANDIRDNFNYVSPDNGEDLTSKYTNQFANISMFRIAEMHLIRAEANFREGSSLGLAPLVEINTLRARSSASPLGAVTLALILNERELELAFEGFFLHDYKRTQRTVAGISFDSDSLVLPIPDLEMDTNSKMVQNPGYTN; translated from the coding sequence ATGAAAACATTAAAATATATTTTACTAATTGTTTTAACAGCTATAGGAATTAGTTGTGAAAATGACTTAAATATTGAGCCAGCTCAGAGTATTTCAACAGAAACAGCTTTATCTTCAGAAGATAATATCATTAATATTCTAATTGGAGCTTATGATGAAGCAGGACAAGGACCTACATTTGGAGGTCAAACTCAAATCATAGCAGATTTATTAGGTAATTCTGGACAAGTGGGTTGGGGAGGATCATTTATAGATCCTAGACAATTAAACAACAAAAGCATTTTAACAAATAATGTATTTGTTAGAGATCTTTGGTATAATTCTTACGAAATTATTAATCAATCAAATTTAGTGATTGATAATATTAGTTTAGTAACTAGTGGGAAAGCGAATCAAGTAGAAGGGGAGGCTAAATTTTTAAGAGCCTTGTCTTATTTTGATTTAGTTCGTTTGTTTGGTAAGCAATATACAGCAGGAGGAGCAAATAGTCAGTTAGGAGTTCCTTTGCAATTAAAAGGGATTATAGAGTATGCAGAAGATTTGTCTATCGCAAGAAATACGGTAGAAGAGGTGTATACGCAAATTATTAATGATTTAAATGAAGCCTATAATAAATTGCCTGCTTCAAACAGTTATTTTGTCGATAAATATGCTGCAAAAGCACTTTTATCAAGAGTATATTTACAACAAGGAGCTTATGCGAATGCAAGAGATGCAGCACATGATGTTTTACAAAGTAGTGGTCATAGTTTAACTCCTACTTTTGCAGGTGCATTTAATAATAATGTTGATAGTTCTGAAGATATTTTTGCTTTTCAAGTTACCAGTCAGACTGGCGCGCAGCAATTAATTAATTTTTATGCTTCGCAAGCTAACGGAGGAAGACAAGGAGATATTACTATTCAGCCAGGTTATTTAGCTCTTTTTGATGATGTAGCTAATGATATTAGAGATAATTTTAACTATGTGAGTCCAGATAATGGCGAAGATTTGACGTCAAAATATACAAACCAATTTGCTAATATTTCTATGTTTAGAATTGCAGAAATGCACCTCATAAGAGCAGAAGCTAACTTTAGAGAAGGAAGTTCATTAGGTTTAGCACCTTTAGTAGAAATAAACACATTAAGAGCAAGATCATCAGCATCTCCTTTGGGAGCAGTCACTTTGGCGTTAATACTTAATGAAAGAGAACTAGAATTAGCTTTTGAAGGCTTCTTTTTACATGATTATAAGAGAACGCAACGTACAGTTGCTGGAATTTCTTTTGATAGCGATAGTTTAGTGCTTCCGATTCCAGATTTAGAAATGGATACCAATTCTAAAATGGTACAAAACCCCGGGTATACAAATTAA
- the pyrF gene encoding orotidine-5'-phosphate decarboxylase yields MTTQQLVTEIRKKKSFLSIGLDVDLDKIPPHLLALEDPIFEFNKAIIDATHHLCVAYKPNTAFYEAYGIKGWKALEKTIRYLNEKHPEIFTIADAKRGDIGNTSTMYAKAFFEDLAFDSVTVAPYMGKDSVEPFLAFENKHTILLALTSNQGAYDFQTKQLDNTELYKQVLETSKSWKNSENLMYVVGATKAEYLADIRKIIPDSFLLVPGVGAQGGSLQDVCKYGMTDTVGLLINSSRGIIYASKDTDFADAAAKKAEELQKQMSALL; encoded by the coding sequence ATGACAACACAGCAATTGGTTACCGAAATTAGAAAGAAAAAATCTTTTCTAAGCATTGGTTTAGATGTTGATTTAGATAAAATTCCACCGCATTTATTAGCCTTAGAAGACCCAATATTTGAATTTAACAAAGCAATTATTGATGCTACGCATCATTTATGTGTTGCTTACAAACCTAACACGGCTTTTTATGAAGCCTATGGAATTAAAGGATGGAAAGCCTTAGAAAAAACCATTAGGTATTTAAATGAAAAGCATCCAGAGATTTTTACAATTGCAGATGCAAAGCGTGGAGATATTGGAAATACCTCTACCATGTATGCAAAAGCTTTTTTTGAAGATTTAGCATTCGATTCTGTTACCGTTGCACCTTATATGGGTAAAGATTCTGTTGAACCTTTTCTAGCTTTTGAAAATAAACACACTATTTTATTAGCACTAACATCAAATCAAGGTGCTTACGATTTTCAAACAAAACAACTTGACAATACAGAATTGTACAAACAGGTTTTAGAGACTTCTAAAAGTTGGAAAAACTCAGAAAACCTAATGTATGTTGTTGGCGCTACTAAAGCAGAATATTTAGCAGATATCAGAAAAATTATTCCAGATTCTTTTTTATTAGTTCCTGGTGTGGGCGCACAAGGAGGAAGTTTACAAGATGTTTGTAAATATGGAATGACCGATACTGTTGGATTATTGATTAATTCTTCTAGAGGAATTATTTATGCTTCAAAAGATACTGATTTTGCAGATGCAGCTGCAAAGAAAGCTGAAGAATTGCAAAAACAAATGAGCGCTCTTTTATAA